The following proteins come from a genomic window of Nitrospinota bacterium:
- a CDS encoding CBS domain-containing protein, which yields MQIVTTHLNADFDCLASMLSAKKLYPEARLVFSGSLEKNLRDFLKYSNYSFGFEKLKNINLQDITLLVLVDTMQKGRIGPFSKIVNKSGMDIHIYDHHPSREKDIKGSQEFIKERGSTITIFVEILKEKGISISSEEATIMALGIYEDTGSLTFSSTTPEDLEAASYLLSKGANLNTVSDFISRELTGDQVSLLNDLIQNCEKYNINGVEIDITTASSESYIGDLAVLAHKLKDMENLNVLFTLARMGNRIHMIARSRIEAVDVSEITSEFGGGGHPTAASASIKGMTLVQSKEKLLNILKERIHLVKLAEDIMTSPIKTIEIDSTIKEAEEIMTRYNMNALPIIDNEEPIGIITRQTVEKAIFHKFENEKVTEFMLSEFYKAYPDTPFHEIEEWVIGRLQKLVPVVDKNNGHLIGGITRGLVMQVLHDDLLKKPSILERDKVSERYSHTKNLKGLIRERLSERIRKIFKKAGEVADREGISVYTAGGFVRDLLMRVENFDIDLVVEGDGISFAHQLAKGLSGRVRSHKKFATAVIVLPDNFKIDIASARLEYYEYPSAPPIVEFGSIKNDLLRRDFTINALAIKLNGKDPYTLIDFFGGQRDLKDRVLRVLHNLSFVEDPTRVLRAIRFEQRFNLTIGKHTMVLIENAIKKDLYGRLAGKRLYVELLHMLNDRYPLKMVRRMSQLDVLRFIHPKIKFTDEKNALFKNIVDVLAWVELSFLDLKVDNWYVYFLGLINNLTMREIEELTRTLLLSERLKKRLKEDRRSIRGVLSILRNKGDFKNSELYNLFHSLSIEALLYIMSETKGTKSSRFLSLYLTKLRNIKIKISGGDLIKLGLEPGSEFKNILDCVRNLKINGELKTKRDEIKCVKKTFVHPT from the coding sequence ATGCAGATTGTTACAACCCATCTCAATGCAGATTTTGACTGTTTAGCCTCTATGCTTTCAGCAAAAAAATTGTATCCCGAGGCAAGATTGGTATTCTCCGGCTCTTTAGAGAAAAACCTCAGAGATTTTCTTAAATACTCTAACTATTCCTTTGGATTTGAAAAACTGAAGAATATTAATCTGCAAGATATAACACTATTGGTATTAGTAGATACAATGCAGAAGGGTAGAATAGGACCCTTTTCAAAGATTGTAAATAAATCAGGTATGGATATCCATATATACGACCATCACCCCTCAAGAGAAAAAGATATTAAGGGAAGTCAGGAGTTCATTAAGGAGAGGGGTTCTACAATAACGATATTTGTAGAAATATTAAAAGAGAAGGGAATTTCTATCAGCTCTGAAGAGGCTACTATTATGGCTTTGGGTATCTATGAGGATACGGGTTCTTTAACATTCAGTTCCACTACACCAGAAGATCTTGAGGCAGCTTCATATCTATTATCTAAAGGAGCAAATCTAAACACAGTTTCAGATTTCATATCAAGAGAATTGACAGGGGACCAAGTTTCCCTTCTTAATGATCTCATACAGAATTGTGAGAAATACAATATCAATGGTGTCGAGATAGATATAACCACAGCATCCTCTGAAAGTTATATAGGGGACTTAGCCGTTTTGGCTCACAAGCTTAAGGATATGGAAAACTTAAACGTTCTTTTTACACTGGCAAGAATGGGGAATAGGATTCACATGATAGCAAGAAGCAGGATAGAGGCTGTTGATGTGTCCGAGATTACGTCTGAGTTTGGGGGTGGTGGGCATCCTACTGCAGCATCGGCTTCTATTAAAGGAATGACCTTGGTCCAGTCAAAGGAAAAATTGTTAAATATATTAAAAGAAAGAATTCATCTTGTTAAGCTTGCAGAGGATATTATGACCTCTCCTATAAAGACAATAGAAATTGATAGTACAATAAAAGAAGCTGAAGAGATTATGACAAGATACAATATGAATGCACTTCCCATTATTGATAACGAAGAACCCATAGGTATTATCACGAGGCAGACGGTGGAAAAGGCAATATTTCATAAGTTTGAGAATGAGAAGGTTACTGAGTTTATGTTAAGCGAATTTTATAAGGCTTACCCAGATACGCCTTTCCATGAGATAGAAGAATGGGTCATTGGCAGACTTCAGAAGCTTGTTCCTGTTGTAGACAAGAACAATGGACATCTCATTGGTGGGATAACCAGGGGATTGGTAATGCAAGTTTTACATGATGACCTTTTGAAGAAGCCCTCAATATTAGAAAGGGATAAAGTTTCAGAGCGTTATTCTCATACTAAAAATCTAAAAGGTTTAATCCGAGAAAGGCTTTCAGAACGGATAAGAAAGATATTTAAAAAAGCGGGCGAGGTTGCTGATAGAGAGGGCATTTCAGTATATACAGCTGGGGGTTTTGTAAGAGACCTGTTAATGAGGGTTGAGAATTTTGATATAGACCTAGTTGTGGAAGGAGATGGAATCAGTTTTGCGCATCAACTGGCAAAGGGGCTTTCGGGGAGAGTAAGAAGTCATAAGAAATTTGCTACAGCGGTGATTGTACTTCCAGATAATTTTAAGATAGATATTGCCTCTGCAAGGCTTGAGTATTACGAATACCCTTCTGCTCCTCCGATTGTAGAATTTGGATCAATAAAGAATGACCTTTTAAGGAGAGATTTTACAATCAATGCCCTAGCTATAAAGCTTAATGGAAAAGACCCTTATACTTTAATTGATTTTTTTGGAGGGCAAAGAGATTTGAAGGACAGAGTTCTTCGTGTACTTCATAACCTGAGTTTTGTTGAAGATCCTACAAGAGTGTTAAGGGCAATAAGATTTGAACAGAGATTTAATTTAACCATTGGAAAACATACCATGGTTTTGATAGAAAACGCTATCAAAAAAGACCTTTATGGTCGTTTGGCTGGAAAGAGGCTCTATGTAGAATTACTCCATATGCTTAATGATAGATATCCACTAAAGATGGTAAGAAGGATGTCTCAATTGGATGTTCTTAGGTTTATACATCCAAAGATTAAATTTACAGATGAGAAGAATGCCCTTTTCAAGAACATAGTGGATGTCCTTGCTTGGGTTGAGCTCTCTTTTTTAGATTTAAAGGTTGATAATTGGTATGTTTACTTCTTGGGGTTGATAAATAACTTGACTATGAGAGAGATTGAAGAACTGACACGTACCCTTCTTTTATCTGAAAGATTGAAAAAGAGGTTAAAGGAGGATAGAAGGAGCATCAGAGGGGTATTGTCAATACTGAGGAATAAAGGGGACTTTAAAAACAGTGAGCTGTATAATCTTTTCCATTCCCTCTCAATAGAGGCCCTTTTATATATTATGTCAGAGACAAAGGGAACAAAATCGAGCAGATTTCTCTCTCTTTATCTTACAAAATTGAGAAATATCAAAATAAAGATTTCAGGGGGTGATTTGATAAAATTGGGGTTGGAGCCGGGTTCTGAATTTAAGAATATTTTAGATTGTGTAAGAAACTTGAAGATAAATGGAGAACTCAAAACAAAAAGGGATGAGATAAAATGTGTAAAGAAAACCTTTGTTCATCCCACTTAA
- the aroC gene encoding chorismate synthase, with protein MMGNTFGRLFRITTCGESYGIGKGSGLAVIVDGVPPGLKITDQMIQKEMDKRRPGQGKLDSPRKETDQVHIFAGLGQDGVTTGAPLGLIIYNVDTQKIHIDQYRGYKDLIRPGHAEYTYFIKYGEAADWCGAGRASGRETVGRVAGGAVAKIILAREGIEVIGYTKECMGIKAKEMSFREIKKNYRKNEINCPDLEAAEKMTKKLLKIKDEGDTGGGVIELIVHNVPAGLGEPVFDKLKATIAHALFSIGAVMGVEYGAGFECRNMKGSEFNDHPYLKNGKVRFKTNNAGGILGGISSGEDILVRIAVKPTPTVSVEQPSINMKKMKEEKLSPITRRDPTLLGRIYAVTEAMMACAILDALYIDRGWEGIAKLDKKWIDLKR; from the coding sequence ATGATGGGAAATACATTTGGAAGATTATTCAGAATTACTACTTGTGGTGAATCTTATGGTATTGGCAAAGGGAGTGGTTTAGCAGTAATAGTTGATGGTGTTCCACCTGGCCTAAAGATTACAGATCAGATGATACAAAAAGAGATGGATAAAAGAAGACCGGGCCAGGGTAAGTTAGACAGTCCGAGAAAAGAGACAGACCAAGTACATATTTTTGCTGGTCTTGGTCAGGACGGCGTTACTACTGGAGCGCCTCTTGGATTGATTATCTATAATGTTGATACTCAAAAAATCCATATAGATCAATATCGTGGTTATAAGGACCTTATCAGACCGGGGCATGCTGAATATACTTACTTTATCAAATATGGAGAAGCAGCTGATTGGTGTGGTGCAGGCAGAGCTTCAGGAAGAGAGACTGTTGGAAGAGTAGCAGGCGGTGCAGTTGCTAAAATTATATTAGCAAGAGAAGGTATTGAAGTTATAGGCTATACAAAAGAATGTATGGGCATAAAAGCCAAAGAAATGAGCTTTAGAGAAATAAAAAAGAATTACAGAAAAAATGAAATTAACTGTCCTGACTTAGAGGCTGCTGAAAAAATGACAAAGAAATTGCTAAAGATAAAAGACGAGGGAGACACTGGCGGTGGAGTAATAGAACTTATAGTCCATAATGTTCCAGCTGGATTAGGAGAGCCTGTTTTTGATAAATTAAAAGCAACGATTGCCCATGCCCTGTTCAGTATCGGTGCAGTTATGGGAGTTGAGTACGGAGCAGGATTTGAATGCAGGAATATGAAAGGGAGCGAGTTCAATGACCATCCCTATCTAAAAAATGGAAAAGTTCGATTTAAGACTAATAATGCTGGTGGTATTTTAGGAGGAATAAGTAGTGGAGAGGATATTCTTGTTAGAATAGCGGTAAAACCTACACCAACAGTTTCTGTTGAACAGCCAAGCATAAACATGAAAAAAATGAAAGAGGAAAAACTCTCCCCGATAACAAGAAGAGACCCTACCTTATTAGGAAGGATATATGCAGTTACAGAAGCTATGATGGCTTGTGCTATTTTAGATGCTTTATATATTGATCGTGGATGGGAGGGAATAGCTAAACTGGATAAAAAATGGATTGATTTAAAAAGGTGA
- a CDS encoding flagellin has protein sequence MIDRITPNINSLVALRNIRINKANLNKSLERLATGRRINRGADDPAGLSISETLRAEARGLEQASRNIDHGLSMIQTAEGGLSQIGGLLERAFELAVQASNGTNSPAQSTALDNEFQTIKAEIDRISQSSEFNGQKLLNGELAPGSATQKDVQVSTDSSVQSRINLNVIENMSPANLGIDGLDLSTPENAQNALSAIENAISNVSQTRGSIGALQNRFTSAAQGLGISIENIRASESLIRDADFAYETANLKKNMNLFQTSLKSLALATTQGDTKGSILNIIR, from the coding sequence TTGATAGATAGAATTACTCCCAATATAAATTCATTGGTTGCCTTAAGGAACATAAGGATAAATAAAGCTAATTTAAACAAATCATTAGAGAGATTAGCTACAGGAAGAAGGATTAATAGAGGAGCTGATGATCCTGCTGGTTTATCAATATCAGAAACTTTACGTGCTGAAGCTAGAGGTTTAGAACAGGCATCAAGAAATATTGACCATGGTTTAAGCATGATTCAAACAGCAGAAGGTGGACTTAGTCAAATAGGTGGCTTGTTAGAAAGGGCTTTTGAACTGGCAGTTCAGGCCTCAAATGGAACAAATAGTCCTGCTCAAAGTACAGCACTTGATAATGAATTTCAGACGATAAAAGCTGAGATTGACAGAATTTCCCAAAGTTCAGAGTTTAACGGCCAGAAACTTCTTAATGGTGAACTTGCTCCTGGTTCTGCTACGCAAAAAGATGTGCAGGTATCAACAGACAGTTCAGTACAAAGCAGAATAAATCTAAATGTAATAGAAAATATGAGTCCAGCAAATCTGGGTATTGATGGTCTGGATTTATCCACGCCAGAAAATGCTCAAAATGCGCTTAGTGCAATAGAAAATGCAATTTCTAACGTATCTCAGACCAGAGGAAGTATTGGAGCATTACAGAATAGGTTTACATCTGCAGCTCAAGGTCTCGGGATTAGTATTGAAAATATTCGCGCTTCTGAGTCCTTGATAAGAGATGCGGACTTTGCTTATGAGACCGCAAATTTGAAAAAAAATATGAACCTTTTTCAAACATCTCTAAAATCACTGGCTTTAGCAACCACGCAGGGAGATACAAAAGGTAGTATTTTAAATATTATTAGGTAA